One Streptomyces sp. NBC_00102 DNA segment encodes these proteins:
- a CDS encoding TetR/AcrR family transcriptional regulator: MPRISAATVAEHHAQQRLALVRAARELLESGDADAVTFAAIARATGLARNSVYKYFPGRPELLAAVVQDAMPRWTDAIRAGMAAASTPEEKITAYVSSQLDLVRGGEHRIAQALAGMRDAAVVRESAVQVHRELLTPLIGALAELGEEDPRRTALLLQGIVNAATTAIENGDDPAAVTDRAVRMAVTAITGTLPGQ, translated from the coding sequence GTGCCCAGAATCAGTGCCGCCACGGTTGCCGAGCACCACGCCCAGCAGCGACTGGCCCTGGTGCGGGCGGCACGCGAGCTGCTGGAGAGCGGCGATGCCGATGCCGTGACCTTCGCCGCGATCGCAAGGGCCACGGGCCTCGCCCGCAACAGCGTGTACAAGTACTTCCCCGGCCGCCCCGAACTGCTCGCCGCAGTCGTCCAGGACGCGATGCCCCGCTGGACGGACGCCATCCGGGCAGGCATGGCTGCGGCCAGTACGCCCGAGGAGAAGATCACCGCCTACGTGTCGTCGCAGCTGGACCTGGTGCGCGGCGGGGAGCATCGGATCGCCCAGGCACTGGCCGGCATGCGCGACGCGGCGGTGGTGCGGGAGAGTGCGGTGCAGGTCCACCGGGAGCTGCTCACCCCGCTGATCGGCGCACTGGCGGAGCTGGGCGAGGAGGACCCGCGGCGCACAGCGCTGCTCCTCCAGGGAATCGTCAACGCGGCCACGACGGCGATCGAGAACGGCGACGACCCGGCCGCGGTGACGGACCGCGCGGTACGCATGGCCGTCACCGCGATCACCGGGACGCTCCCGGGACAGTGA
- a CDS encoding NIPSNAP family protein: MITIHLKYEIDADKIEDFEEYGRRWVRLVNQFGGTHHGYFLPSEGDSDIAYALFSFPSMAAYEQYRTDSMSDPECRQAIELARETRCIKRYERRFLRPLDGLS; encoded by the coding sequence ATGATCACCATTCACCTGAAGTACGAGATCGACGCCGACAAGATCGAGGATTTCGAGGAGTACGGTCGCCGCTGGGTACGGCTCGTCAACCAGTTCGGGGGGACGCATCACGGCTACTTCCTGCCGAGCGAGGGTGACAGCGACATCGCCTACGCGCTGTTCTCCTTCCCCAGCATGGCCGCGTACGAGCAGTACCGCACGGACAGCATGTCCGACCCGGAGTGCCGGCAGGCGATCGAACTGGCTCGTGAGACCCGCTGCATCAAGCGCTACGAGCGCCGGTTCCTCCGGCCGTTGGACGGCCTGTCCTAG
- a CDS encoding helix-turn-helix transcriptional regulator: MIRFRLGVADLAATSFAYSPLQETVLSLRMWNGHARRFPALRETFNGLRPAFERLDHVLLTSLVARRRYWVPDFLTPRPHTSAPDVRREFDALRATDPAVVRAGLEQTFLPLGEPVPARLADAWGDPARLLTDIADALEEYWVECLRPVWWPRAKAVLEADIAYRSRVLAEGGADALFAGISSRLSWAEDMLTIERSGPWPSPPTEIPIDGRRLLLTPSCFADGVSTMLNSQALPHIAYGTRGLATLTEHPEPPAPQALERLLGSPRARLLTLLAEPASTTELAHRLGVTPAAISQHLSVLRAAHLLERTRHGRHVRYRHSALGSALCEPHPAHGSDD, translated from the coding sequence ATGATTCGTTTCCGTCTCGGCGTGGCCGACCTCGCGGCGACCTCGTTCGCGTACTCGCCGTTGCAGGAGACCGTTCTCAGCCTGCGCATGTGGAATGGCCACGCGCGGCGCTTCCCGGCGCTGCGCGAGACCTTCAACGGCCTCCGCCCGGCCTTCGAACGCCTCGACCACGTCCTGCTGACCTCGCTGGTGGCCCGCCGCCGGTACTGGGTCCCCGATTTCCTCACCCCCCGGCCGCACACCTCGGCACCCGACGTCCGCCGTGAGTTCGACGCGCTGCGCGCCACCGACCCGGCCGTGGTGCGGGCGGGCCTGGAGCAGACGTTCCTGCCGCTGGGCGAGCCGGTCCCGGCCAGACTGGCCGACGCCTGGGGGGACCCGGCCCGCCTGCTCACCGACATCGCCGACGCCCTGGAGGAGTACTGGGTGGAGTGTCTGCGGCCCGTCTGGTGGCCCAGGGCCAAGGCCGTGCTGGAGGCCGACATCGCGTACCGCTCGCGCGTCCTGGCCGAAGGCGGCGCGGACGCCCTGTTCGCCGGAATCAGCTCACGACTGTCCTGGGCGGAGGACATGCTCACCATCGAACGCAGTGGTCCGTGGCCCTCTCCACCGACCGAGATCCCGATCGACGGACGCCGCCTGCTGCTGACCCCCAGTTGCTTCGCGGACGGCGTCTCCACCATGCTCAACTCCCAGGCGCTGCCGCACATCGCCTACGGCACACGCGGCCTGGCCACCCTCACCGAACACCCCGAGCCGCCCGCCCCCCAGGCCCTGGAACGGCTCCTGGGCTCTCCCCGTGCGCGCCTGCTGACCCTCCTGGCCGAGCCTGCCTCCACCACGGAGCTCGCCCATCGTCTCGGCGTCACCCCCGCCGCCATCAGCCAACACCTGTCCGTCCTCCGAGCAGCCCACCTCCTGGAGCGAACCCGCCACGGGCGCCACGTCCGCTACCGGCACAGCGCGCTCGGCTCAGCCCTGTGCGAACCCCATCCCGCCCACGGCTCCGATGACTGA
- a CDS encoding ABC transporter permease, whose amino-acid sequence MFLALLELRAARGRFLLMGSVVVLVAALVGIVSGFTTGLGDDTISALRRLPAPQLVFSSDAQSDQFARSLLDEKTAAAWSKDADTETTPLGVSITRGTTNRGAEVDLAAFGVEPGSFLAPSVTGGDGLAGAAAGSMVVSAQLADEGVHVGDTLVVDRLGIELRVVGTTERSSYGHVPVAYVPLQTWQRIRFSTPGAPVSRATAVPGQFSALALRTLPDGASTATLDARYSTTTLTREKAYEAAPGYTGERVTMNSIQVFLYLIAPLVVGAFFAVWTVQRQPELALLRAMGASRRRLLAHTVLQAALVVGLGTAAGAVLAGAVGLLVGEQVPFSLPAATLVFTMCTVAAVGLAGTALTLRRVTRADPLTMLGANR is encoded by the coding sequence GTGTTCCTCGCTCTACTGGAGCTGCGCGCCGCCCGAGGGCGCTTCCTGCTCATGGGATCCGTCGTGGTGCTCGTCGCCGCACTCGTCGGCATCGTCTCCGGCTTCACCACCGGCCTGGGCGACGACACCATCTCCGCGCTGCGCCGCCTGCCCGCCCCGCAGCTGGTTTTCTCCTCGGACGCCCAGTCCGATCAGTTCGCCCGCAGCCTCCTCGACGAGAAGACCGCCGCCGCGTGGAGCAAGGACGCGGACACCGAGACGACCCCGCTGGGGGTCTCCATCACCCGCGGTACGACGAATCGTGGCGCCGAGGTCGATCTCGCCGCTTTCGGCGTCGAACCCGGCTCCTTCCTCGCCCCCTCGGTCACCGGGGGCGACGGTCTCGCCGGCGCGGCGGCGGGCAGCATGGTGGTGTCCGCCCAGCTCGCCGACGAGGGCGTCCACGTCGGCGACACCCTTGTCGTCGACCGACTCGGCATCGAACTGCGCGTTGTCGGAACCACCGAACGCTCCAGCTACGGCCATGTGCCCGTTGCCTACGTCCCGTTGCAGACCTGGCAGCGCATCCGCTTCAGCACTCCGGGCGCCCCGGTCTCCCGGGCCACCGCGGTCCCCGGCCAGTTCAGCGCCCTCGCCCTGCGCACCTTGCCGGACGGGGCCTCCACCGCCACCCTCGACGCGCGGTACTCCACCACCACGCTCACCAGGGAGAAGGCGTACGAGGCGGCCCCCGGCTACACCGGAGAGCGCGTCACCATGAACTCGATCCAGGTCTTCCTCTACCTGATCGCCCCGCTCGTGGTCGGCGCCTTCTTCGCCGTGTGGACCGTGCAACGCCAGCCCGAACTCGCCCTGCTGCGCGCCATGGGCGCCTCCCGCAGGCGGCTGCTCGCCCACACCGTCCTCCAGGCGGCCTTGGTCGTCGGCCTGGGCACCGCGGCAGGCGCCGTGCTCGCCGGAGCGGTCGGGCTGCTGGTCGGCGAACAGGTGCCGTTCAGCCTGCCCGCCGCCACCCTCGTCTTCACCATGTGCACCGTCGCGGCCGTGGGCCTCGCAGGCACCGCCCTGACCCTGCGCCGAGTCACCCGAGCCGACCCGCTGACCATGCTGGGAGCCAACCGATGA
- a CDS encoding UDP-glucose/GDP-mannose dehydrogenase family protein yields MRVSVIGCGHLGIPHAAAMAEIGHEVIGVDLDQARIDRLNAGESPIYEEGLPELLAAHTASGRLRFTTSLAEAAEFADVHFLAVGTPIDADGRSYDTGQVFGVARALAPHLTRRAVVIGKSTVTVGTARDLGALLARLSPAGEDVEVVWNPEFLREGHAIDDTLRPDRIVVGVPSAGAEDVVREVYAPLLANGIPLFVTDPATAELLKGAANAYLGMKISFINGVADMCDAAGADVQQLIEAIGVDPRIGRGGLNAGPGYGGGCLPKDVRAFTASARALGATEAATMLRAAEEVNESRPTAALKLIEQTLGRPVDGVRVTVWGASFKAGTNDVRESPALAIAALMHQRGATVTVHDPHANPTALRRNPELDYAESLEGSVQGAELVVLATEWPHFREADPKALAPLVAAPVLVDLRNLVDADAWRMAGWTVRQLGRPAQE; encoded by the coding sequence ATGCGCGTATCCGTCATCGGTTGCGGTCACCTGGGCATCCCGCACGCCGCCGCCATGGCCGAGATCGGCCACGAGGTCATCGGCGTGGACCTGGACCAGGCGAGGATCGACCGCCTCAACGCGGGCGAGAGTCCCATCTACGAGGAGGGCCTGCCCGAACTCCTCGCCGCCCACACCGCGTCCGGGCGGTTGCGGTTCACGACCAGCCTCGCCGAGGCGGCCGAGTTCGCCGACGTCCACTTCCTCGCGGTGGGCACGCCCATCGACGCGGACGGGCGCAGCTACGACACGGGTCAGGTGTTCGGCGTGGCCCGGGCGCTCGCGCCGCACCTGACCCGGCGGGCCGTCGTCATCGGCAAGTCCACGGTCACCGTGGGGACCGCGCGGGACCTCGGCGCTCTCCTGGCACGGCTCTCCCCGGCCGGTGAGGACGTGGAGGTGGTCTGGAACCCCGAGTTCCTGCGCGAAGGGCATGCCATCGACGACACCCTGCGGCCCGACCGGATCGTCGTCGGCGTCCCCTCTGCCGGAGCGGAGGACGTCGTAAGGGAGGTCTACGCGCCTCTCCTGGCGAACGGCATCCCGCTGTTCGTGACCGACCCCGCCACCGCCGAACTCCTCAAGGGTGCCGCCAACGCCTATCTCGGGATGAAGATCTCCTTCATCAACGGCGTCGCCGACATGTGCGACGCGGCAGGGGCCGACGTCCAGCAGCTGATCGAGGCCATCGGCGTCGACCCGCGCATCGGCCGCGGTGGCCTGAACGCCGGTCCCGGATACGGCGGCGGGTGCCTCCCGAAGGACGTCCGCGCCTTCACCGCCTCCGCCCGCGCGCTGGGCGCCACCGAGGCCGCGACCATGCTGCGGGCTGCGGAGGAGGTCAACGAATCCCGCCCCACTGCGGCCCTGAAGCTCATCGAGCAGACCCTCGGCCGCCCGGTCGACGGCGTACGCGTCACCGTCTGGGGCGCCTCCTTCAAAGCCGGCACCAACGACGTACGCGAATCCCCCGCCCTCGCCATCGCCGCCCTCATGCACCAGCGCGGCGCGACCGTCACCGTCCACGACCCGCACGCCAACCCCACGGCACTGCGCCGCAACCCCGAACTCGACTACGCCGAGAGCCTGGAAGGGTCCGTCCAGGGCGCCGAACTCGTCGTCCTGGCGACCGAGTGGCCCCACTTCCGCGAGGCCGACCCCAAGGCCCTCGCCCCACTCGTCGCAGCCCCGGTCCTCGTCGACCTCCGCAACCTCGTCGACGCCGACGCCTGGCGCATGGCCGGATGGACCGTACGCCAACTCGGACGCCCCGCACAGGAATAG
- a CDS encoding ATP-binding protein, whose translation MEPLRFSFSVAGTPYAVTDSRHRVVAGVRDWRLDGADEVLEDVALVTSELLTNAVRHAGYGPISVAAELNDGLVRIEVCDSSPVLPKAGLPGADDENGRGLPIRIRCRRLPFQIGDLGQRGGCWACGSGSGLHHPGEEPAAPAR comes from the coding sequence GTGGAACCGCTTCGCTTCAGCTTTTCCGTAGCCGGCACGCCGTACGCCGTCACGGACTCCAGACACCGGGTCGTCGCGGGGGTTCGTGACTGGCGGCTGGATGGCGCCGACGAGGTGCTGGAGGACGTGGCGCTGGTGACCAGCGAGCTGCTGACCAACGCCGTGCGTCATGCCGGATACGGCCCCATCTCGGTGGCCGCGGAGCTGAACGACGGCTTGGTGCGGATCGAGGTCTGCGACTCCAGTCCCGTACTTCCGAAGGCCGGCCTGCCCGGTGCGGATGACGAGAACGGGCGCGGGCTGCCCATACGGATCAGGTGCCGGCGCCTGCCGTTCCAGATCGGTGACCTGGGGCAAAGGGGCGGATGTTGGGCATGTGGGAGCGGATCGGGGCTCCATCATCCGGGTGAGGAGCCTGCGGCACCTGCCCGTTGA
- a CDS encoding ABC transporter ATP-binding protein, producing MSLELTGVTVTFGRTDARTTVLDGLNIAFEPGRMTALVGPSGSGKSTLLAVAGALLRPTAGQVLLDGEDLAGLTDAQRAKARRERIGYMFQSGSLLSGLTATDQLLAAVCISGERPRAHRSRAEEALTRVGLGHRLRHRPEQLSGGERQRVALARALFLSPKLLLIDEPTAAVDRPQAGDLAALLAERAHQDHCVTVVATHDPAVAKAADRIVDMAALTAEAAPAAPADR from the coding sequence ATGAGCCTCGAACTGACCGGCGTCACCGTCACGTTCGGCCGCACCGACGCCCGTACCACCGTCCTCGACGGCCTCAACATCGCGTTCGAACCCGGCCGCATGACCGCTCTCGTCGGCCCGTCCGGCTCCGGCAAGTCCACGCTGCTCGCCGTCGCCGGCGCGCTGCTGCGACCCACCGCGGGGCAGGTCCTGCTGGACGGCGAGGACCTCGCCGGGCTCACCGACGCCCAGCGCGCCAAGGCACGCCGGGAACGGATCGGCTACATGTTCCAAAGCGGCAGCCTGCTCTCCGGCCTCACCGCCACCGACCAGCTGCTCGCCGCGGTCTGCATCAGCGGCGAACGCCCTCGCGCACACCGCTCCCGTGCCGAGGAGGCCCTGACCCGGGTGGGACTCGGCCACCGGCTGCGCCACCGCCCCGAACAGCTCTCCGGCGGCGAACGCCAGCGGGTCGCCCTGGCCCGTGCGCTCTTCCTCTCGCCGAAACTGCTGCTGATCGACGAACCTACGGCGGCCGTCGACCGTCCCCAGGCCGGTGACCTGGCAGCGCTGCTCGCCGAACGCGCCCACCAGGACCACTGCGTCACGGTCGTGGCGACGCACGACCCGGCCGTGGCGAAGGCCGCCGACCGGATCGTGGACATGGCCGCACTGACTGCCGAGGCAGCACCGGCCGCCCCGGCCGACCGCTGA
- a CDS encoding flavoprotein produces MSEQPDQQAKKPFLCIVVCGSGIADGVGRLIGAAREAGWGVGVVATPQGLTFIDAEAVEAQTGYPIRSAWRSPSAPQPLPAPDAIAVVPATFNTINKWAAGISDTLALGILCESYGLGTPTAALPYVNSAQAAHPAYAESLRKLRAMGILIGSYEPHRPKAGGGADRFRWEALRAHSARDVAVPRRAWRFHESA; encoded by the coding sequence GTGAGTGAGCAGCCCGACCAGCAGGCCAAGAAGCCCTTTCTCTGCATTGTCGTGTGCGGGTCGGGCATCGCTGATGGTGTCGGCCGGCTGATCGGTGCGGCCCGGGAAGCCGGTTGGGGCGTGGGCGTCGTCGCCACCCCGCAGGGCCTGACCTTCATCGACGCGGAAGCGGTCGAGGCGCAGACCGGGTACCCGATTCGCTCGGCATGGCGTTCCCCCAGTGCTCCCCAGCCGCTGCCGGCCCCGGACGCGATCGCCGTCGTCCCGGCGACGTTCAACACGATCAACAAGTGGGCGGCCGGCATCTCCGACACCCTGGCGCTCGGCATCCTCTGCGAGTCGTACGGCCTCGGTACACCGACCGCGGCCCTGCCGTACGTGAACTCGGCCCAGGCTGCCCATCCCGCGTACGCCGAGAGCCTGCGGAAGCTGCGTGCGATGGGCATCCTGATCGGTTCCTACGAACCCCACCGGCCCAAGGCGGGTGGCGGGGCAGACCGTTTTCGCTGGGAGGCATTGCGTGCCCATTCAGCACGGGACGTTGCTGTTCCGCGGCGAGCGTGGCGCTTCCATGAGTCCGCGTGA
- a CDS encoding tyrosine-type recombinase/integrase, whose translation MVDHSTYELHREASSYIDSLRARSLSWNTERLYASRSALYLTASAASGIDWSRPSLGQLARFMRWLVQEPLPSRRRDGGGKVRFRSEKTANAVVTTVCELLRFGARYGWVPQDVANQLTQQKYLAHLPPGYNAGEDGQFRTVRARELKFVVADDGIDWLTFEDVERLLAVTVHARDRFLVALLWCTALRIGEALGLRREDMHFLSDSRTLGCQVEGPHIHVRRRVNENGAWAKSRHPRSVPVTWELAALYAEYVYEREQAPEAVDGDMVFVNLFRGVLGRGMSYSTAKDLFDRLARRAGLTARPHMVRHGAATAWIRGGQPRDVVQKLLGHQSQSSMVPYIHASEADKRAAVENVGAGRGGAA comes from the coding sequence GTGGTCGATCACAGCACCTATGAGCTGCACCGGGAGGCTTCGTCGTACATCGACTCGCTCCGGGCCCGCAGCTTGTCGTGGAACACGGAGCGTCTCTACGCCAGCCGGTCGGCCCTCTACTTGACAGCGAGCGCAGCTTCGGGCATCGACTGGTCCCGCCCCTCGCTCGGACAGCTTGCCCGCTTCATGCGGTGGCTGGTGCAGGAGCCGCTCCCATCGAGACGGCGCGACGGCGGCGGTAAAGTGCGCTTCCGCTCCGAGAAGACGGCGAACGCGGTGGTGACCACTGTGTGCGAACTGCTGCGGTTCGGCGCCCGCTACGGCTGGGTCCCCCAGGACGTGGCCAACCAGCTGACTCAGCAGAAGTACCTCGCCCATCTTCCGCCTGGCTACAACGCCGGCGAGGACGGACAGTTTCGGACCGTGCGGGCCCGCGAGCTGAAGTTCGTCGTGGCCGACGATGGCATCGACTGGCTGACTTTCGAGGACGTCGAGCGACTGCTCGCCGTCACGGTGCATGCCCGGGACCGGTTCTTGGTGGCGCTGCTGTGGTGCACAGCCCTGCGCATCGGGGAGGCCCTGGGCCTCCGCCGGGAGGACATGCATTTCCTGTCGGACTCCCGCACCCTGGGGTGCCAGGTGGAGGGTCCTCACATCCACGTCCGACGGCGGGTCAACGAGAACGGAGCCTGGGCGAAGTCGCGGCACCCCCGATCGGTGCCGGTGACCTGGGAGCTGGCCGCCCTGTACGCGGAGTATGTCTACGAGCGCGAGCAGGCCCCCGAGGCGGTTGACGGTGACATGGTGTTCGTCAACCTCTTTCGCGGCGTCCTGGGCCGGGGCATGAGCTACTCCACGGCCAAGGACCTCTTTGACCGGCTGGCCAGGAGGGCTGGGTTGACTGCCCGGCCTCACATGGTTCGGCACGGGGCAGCGACAGCCTGGATCAGGGGAGGACAGCCCCGAGACGTGGTCCAGAAGCTCCTGGGCCACCAGTCACAGTCCTCGATGGTGCCGTACATCCACGCCAGTGAGGCCGATAAACGCGCCGCTGTGGAGAACGTCGGAGCCGGCCGAGGCGGTGCTGCATGA
- a CDS encoding MFS transporter: MTTKTTSAPIPATPAPTPRLSGDPTVRGLAALLSVNAVGNGLFLTISTLWFTRGLGYSVERVGLALTVAGLCGIVAALPAGRACDRWNAKSVLTCLHLLQAAAIALYAVADSFPVFLALACLATAGSRANAAARGALYAHVLPPDLRTRALALLRAVNNVGIGAGAALGSVVIVFDTDAAYRGAVCLSAAAFLLALIPLRAIPAPTRPAPAQPPRTARAATTRRGAPVLESGRHVSHPLRDVPYLAVTALNAIVNTLYVVLEVGLPLWLLTRTSAPQAMVGWLLVINTALVVALQVRAARGVTCPVRAARAFRRGGLLVAAACLAVACSADRSPFTATVVLVAAVVLLTLGEVVSQAGSWTLSYDLAPDHAQGTYQGIYQTGISVSQALGPGLLTAFVLPHGIVGWAALATLFAGAALALPATARWAVRELREAR; this comes from the coding sequence ATGACCACCAAGACCACCTCGGCGCCGATCCCGGCCACTCCCGCCCCGACTCCCCGGCTGAGCGGCGACCCGACCGTGCGCGGGCTCGCCGCGTTGCTGTCGGTCAACGCCGTCGGCAACGGGCTTTTCCTGACCATCAGCACCCTGTGGTTCACCCGGGGACTGGGGTATTCCGTCGAGCGGGTCGGGCTGGCGCTGACGGTGGCGGGACTGTGCGGGATCGTCGCCGCCCTCCCCGCCGGCCGCGCGTGCGATCGCTGGAACGCGAAAAGCGTCCTGACCTGCCTGCATCTCCTGCAGGCAGCCGCGATCGCGCTGTACGCCGTCGCCGATTCCTTCCCAGTCTTCCTTGCCCTGGCCTGCCTGGCCACGGCCGGCAGCCGCGCCAACGCCGCTGCGCGCGGCGCCCTGTACGCGCACGTCCTCCCTCCTGACCTGCGCACCCGTGCCCTGGCGCTGCTGCGGGCGGTCAACAACGTGGGCATCGGAGCGGGCGCCGCCCTCGGATCGGTCGTCATCGTCTTCGACACCGATGCGGCGTACCGGGGGGCGGTCTGCCTGAGTGCCGCCGCGTTCCTCCTCGCGCTGATTCCGCTGCGCGCGATTCCCGCGCCGACCCGTCCGGCACCCGCGCAGCCGCCCCGGACAGCCCGGGCAGCAACAACCCGGCGAGGCGCCCCCGTACTTGAGTCCGGTCGCCACGTGTCTCACCCGCTTCGCGACGTGCCCTATCTCGCCGTCACCGCGCTCAACGCGATCGTGAACACCCTCTACGTCGTTCTCGAAGTGGGGCTGCCGCTGTGGCTCCTCACCCGTACCAGTGCGCCGCAGGCCATGGTGGGCTGGCTCCTCGTCATCAACACCGCCCTTGTCGTCGCCCTTCAGGTCCGGGCTGCCCGCGGTGTCACCTGCCCGGTCCGGGCCGCGCGCGCATTCCGGCGTGGCGGCCTCCTGGTCGCGGCTGCCTGTCTCGCCGTCGCGTGCTCCGCCGACCGCTCACCGTTCACGGCCACGGTGGTTCTCGTGGCCGCCGTCGTCCTGCTCACCCTCGGCGAGGTCGTCTCGCAGGCGGGCAGCTGGACCCTCTCCTACGACCTGGCACCCGATCACGCGCAGGGCACGTACCAGGGCATCTACCAGACCGGGATCTCTGTGAGCCAGGCACTGGGCCCCGGCCTGCTGACCGCGTTCGTCCTCCCGCACGGCATCGTGGGCTGGGCGGCTCTGGCCACCCTCTTCGCCGGCGCGGCACTCGCCCTCCCCGCAACCGCTCGCTGGGCGGTACGAGAACTCCGGGAGGCCCGGTGA
- a CDS encoding SDR family NAD(P)-dependent oxidoreductase, giving the protein MGQRRVVVSGGGTGIGRAVAEVFAADGDHVVLIGRREEPLEKAAGELDAAHGAGTASWVAADLSDPGQARRAVEFCTAGGAQVDVIVANAGGNVAPAHDGTLEGVADSFRRNFEANVLTAVLLTEGLLPHLTRPGGRIIQMSSIAALRGPGSYGGSKATVNAYTVDLAQKLGPQGITVNAVAPGFVADTEFFGDRATPEFVAARAKQSLTGQAGRPSDIAAAVHYVASPEAAFMTAQIVHVNGGATLGR; this is encoded by the coding sequence GTGGGGCAGCGCAGGGTCGTGGTGTCGGGTGGCGGTACGGGGATCGGGCGGGCGGTGGCCGAGGTCTTCGCGGCGGACGGCGACCACGTCGTCCTCATCGGGCGGCGCGAGGAGCCCCTGGAGAAGGCCGCCGGAGAGCTCGACGCCGCGCATGGCGCGGGAACGGCCTCCTGGGTCGCCGCCGATCTGAGCGATCCCGGCCAGGCCCGCAGAGCCGTGGAGTTCTGCACCGCGGGCGGCGCGCAGGTCGACGTCATCGTCGCCAACGCCGGCGGCAACGTCGCACCGGCCCACGACGGCACCCTCGAAGGCGTCGCGGACAGCTTCCGCCGCAACTTCGAGGCCAACGTGCTCACCGCCGTGCTGCTCACCGAAGGGTTGCTGCCGCACCTCACCCGGCCCGGCGGCCGGATCATCCAGATGTCGTCCATCGCCGCGCTGCGCGGCCCCGGTTCGTACGGCGGCTCCAAGGCCACCGTCAACGCCTACACCGTCGACCTGGCGCAGAAGCTCGGCCCGCAGGGCATCACCGTGAACGCGGTCGCTCCAGGCTTTGTCGCCGACACCGAGTTCTTCGGCGACCGGGCCACGCCCGAGTTCGTCGCCGCCCGGGCCAAGCAGTCACTGACGGGCCAGGCGGGCCGTCCCTCGGACATCGCCGCCGCAGTGCACTATGTGGCGTCGCCTGAAGCGGCGTTCATGACGGCGCAGATCGTGCATGTGAACGGGGGAGCAACGCTGGGACGGTGA
- a CDS encoding helix-turn-helix domain-containing protein, with protein sequence MADAHDEARRLGEVLRRARVLSKRSQTDVAAALGYHQSKVSRLEQGKGTEDPQVLRSIARELGIGYPLSSVGLADLPDSSDSHAETDDMHRRTFLATSLATLASPPSSSHGYGALVHALLPGPFPPAGGETQDLSQLGKRVSGVRRLLYACDYTDLERTLPALITDLRHAATGSDEATALLATAYQTSASLLLKLGDQGNAWLAVGRAMAEAERSGDPVVLASSVRVHAHLLAREKHTSQAITLVRHTADQLTGAYDQRPPRYLAALGLLLLRGVTAASSAGDRSATRDFLTEAKEVSRFVTLDHSDAWANFSPTNVSLHGVSAAVAFGDAGLALEAARPLMRRHIPAPERRAALWVETARAYSQQGRLDQGYQALRIAESCAAQDVRRPAIRELVADMAARDRRRTLPELHLFSRRLGVPA encoded by the coding sequence ATGGCCGATGCGCACGACGAGGCGAGACGGCTCGGCGAGGTGCTCCGCAGAGCGCGCGTGCTCTCCAAGCGGTCCCAGACGGACGTTGCTGCCGCGCTCGGCTATCACCAGTCGAAGGTGAGCCGACTTGAACAGGGGAAGGGCACCGAGGACCCCCAGGTATTGCGTTCCATCGCACGGGAGTTGGGTATCGGGTATCCCTTATCCTCCGTCGGCCTGGCCGACCTCCCCGATTCCAGCGACTCCCACGCCGAGACAGATGACATGCATCGCCGTACGTTCCTCGCCACCAGCTTGGCCACGCTCGCGTCGCCGCCTTCCTCGTCCCACGGCTACGGCGCGCTTGTGCACGCACTCCTCCCCGGGCCGTTCCCTCCGGCAGGGGGCGAGACGCAAGACCTCTCCCAACTCGGCAAACGCGTTTCGGGCGTTCGTCGTCTTCTCTACGCCTGCGACTACACGGATCTGGAGCGAACTCTCCCCGCTCTGATCACGGATCTCCGTCACGCGGCGACTGGTTCGGACGAGGCGACAGCTCTGCTGGCCACTGCCTACCAGACCTCCGCCAGCCTGCTGCTCAAACTCGGCGACCAGGGCAACGCGTGGCTGGCGGTGGGCCGCGCGATGGCCGAGGCGGAACGCAGCGGTGACCCGGTCGTCCTGGCTTCCAGCGTTCGCGTCCACGCACACCTGCTCGCCCGCGAGAAGCACACGTCCCAAGCCATCACCCTGGTCCGGCACACTGCCGACCAGCTCACCGGCGCCTACGACCAGCGGCCCCCGCGCTACCTGGCCGCGCTCGGCCTGCTTCTGCTGCGTGGCGTTACCGCCGCGAGCAGCGCGGGCGACCGCTCGGCAACCCGCGACTTCCTCACGGAGGCCAAGGAGGTCTCTCGTTTCGTCACGCTCGACCACTCCGACGCCTGGGCCAACTTCAGCCCGACGAACGTCAGCCTCCACGGCGTGAGCGCCGCGGTGGCCTTCGGTGACGCCGGGCTTGCCCTGGAGGCCGCGCGCCCGCTCATGCGACGGCACATTCCCGCCCCCGAGCGACGGGCTGCTCTCTGGGTCGAGACGGCCCGCGCGTACAGCCAGCAGGGCCGGCTCGACCAGGGCTACCAGGCGCTCCGCATCGCCGAGAGCTGCGCGGCCCAGGACGTCCGCCGCCCGGCCATCCGGGAGCTGGTCGCGGACATGGCCGCCCGCGACCGTCGCCGTACGCTGCCCGAACTGCACCTGTTCAGCCGTCGACTGGGAGTACCCGCGTGA